One part of the Arabidopsis thaliana chromosome 1 sequence genome encodes these proteins:
- the MBD10 gene encoding methyl-CPG-binding domain 10 (methyl-CPG-binding domain 10 (MBD10); FUNCTIONS IN: methyl-CpG binding, DNA binding; INVOLVED IN: biological_process unknown; LOCATED IN: nucleus; EXPRESSED IN: 24 plant structures; EXPRESSED DURING: 13 growth stages; CONTAINS InterPro DOMAIN/s: DNA-binding, integrase-type (InterPro:IPR016177), Methyl-CpG DNA binding (InterPro:IPR001739); BEST Arabidopsis thaliana protein match is: methyl-CPG-binding domain 11 (TAIR:AT3G15790.1); Has 137026 Blast hits to 72034 proteins in 3183 species: Archae - 674; Bacteria - 27556; Metazoa - 48373; Fungi - 14456; Plants - 6804; Viruses - 747; Other Eukaryotes - 38416 (source: NCBI BLink).), giving the protein MENTDELVSIELPAPASWKKLFYPKRAGTPRKTEIVFVAPTGEEISSRKQLEQYLKAHPGNPVISEFEWTTGETPRRSSRISQKVKATTPTPDKEPLLKKRRSSLTKKDNKEAAEKNEEAAVKENMDVDKDGKTENAEAEKEKEKEGVTEIAEAEKENNEGEKTEAEKVNKEGEKTEAGKEGQTEIAEAEKEKEGEKAEAENKEAEVVRDKKESMEVDTSELEKKAGSGEGAEEPSKVEGLKDTEMKEAQEVVTEADVEKKPAEEKTENKGSVTTEANGEQNVTLGEPNLDADAEADKGKESKEYDEKTTEAEANKENDTQESDEKKTEAAANKENETQESDVKKTEAAVAEEKSNDMKAEDTNRSLEANQVQQQQGAAASVSC; this is encoded by the exons atggaaaacACAGACGAGCTTGTCTCCATTGAGCTACCAGCTCCAGCTTCATGGAAGAAACTG ttttATCCGAAAAGAGCCGGTACTCCGAGAAAGACGGAGATTGTGTTTGTGGCTCCAACGGGTGAAGAGATTAGCTCGCGGAAGCAGTTGGAGCAGTACCTGAAGGCCCATCCTGGCAATCCTGTCATCTCTGAGTTTGAGTGGACAACTGGGGAAACTCCAAGGAGGTCTTCAAGGATCAGCCAAAAGGTTAAGGCTACAACGCCTACTCCTGACAAAGAGCCCCTCCTGAAGAAGAGACGATCTTCTCTCACGAAGAAGGACAATAAGGAGGCTGCTGAGAAAAATGAAGAGGCTGCTGTGAAGGAGAACATGGATGTTGATAAGGATGGGAAGACGGAAAACGCAGAGGctgagaaggagaaagagaaggagggAGTGACAGAAATTGCAGAGGCGGAGAAGGAGAACAACGAGGGTGAGAAGACTGAGGCTGAGAAGGTGAACAAAGAGGGTGAGAAAACTGAGGCTGGGAAGGAGGGTCAAACGGAAATTGCAGAGgctgagaaggagaaggagggTGAAAAGGCTGAGGCTGAGAACAAAGAGGCAGAAGTTGTGAGAGACAAGAAAGAGTCCATGGAAGTGGATACCTctgagttggagaagaaggcTGGGAGTGGAGAAGGAGCTGAAGAACCTTCCAAAGTTGAAGGCCTCAAGGACACTGAAATGAAAGAGGCGCAGGAAGTTGTTACTGAGGCTGATGTAGAGAAGAAGCCTGCAGAGGAAAAGACTGAGAACAAGGGCAGCGTGACAACCGAAGCTAACGGAGAACAGAATGTAACCCTGGGTGAGCCTAACCTTGATGCAGATGCTGAAGCAGATAAGGGAAAAGAATCCAAAGAATATGATGAGAAGACGACAGAAGCTGAGGCGAATAAGGAAAATGACACTCAAGAATCTGATGAGAAGAAGACAGAAGCTGCAGCAAATAAGGAGAACGAAACCCAAGAGTCTGATGTCAAGAAGACCGAAGCTGCAGTAGCAGAGGAGAAGAGTAACGACATGAAGGCAGAAGACACAAACAGAAGCTTGGAGGCGAATCAAGTTCAACAGCAGCAGGGAGCTGCAGCTTCCGTGAGCTGTTAA
- the MBD10 gene encoding methyl-CPG-binding domain 10 (methyl-CPG-binding domain 10 (MBD10); FUNCTIONS IN: methyl-CpG binding, DNA binding; INVOLVED IN: biological_process unknown; LOCATED IN: nucleus; EXPRESSED IN: 23 plant structures; EXPRESSED DURING: 13 growth stages; CONTAINS InterPro DOMAIN/s: DNA-binding, integrase-type (InterPro:IPR016177), Methyl-CpG DNA binding (InterPro:IPR001739); BEST Arabidopsis thaliana protein match is: methyl-CPG-binding domain 11 (TAIR:AT3G15790.1).), producing MENTDELVSIELPAPASWKKLFYPKRAGTPRKTEIVFVAPTGEEISSRKQLEQYLKDNKEAAEKNEEAAVKENMDVDKDGKTENAEAEKEKEKEGVTEIAEAEKENNEGEKTEAEKVNKEGEKTEAGKEGQTEIAEAEKEKEGEKAEAENKEAEVVRDKKESMEVDTSELEKKAGSGEGAEEPSKVEGLKDTEMKEAQEVVTEADVEKKPAEEKTENKGSVTTEANGEQNVTLGEPNLDADAEADKGKESKEYDEKTTEAEANKENDTQESDEKKTEAAANKENETQESDVKKTEAAVAEEKSNDMKAEDTNRSLEANQVQQQQGAAASVSC from the exons atggaaaacACAGACGAGCTTGTCTCCATTGAGCTACCAGCTCCAGCTTCATGGAAGAAACTG ttttATCCGAAAAGAGCCGGTACTCCGAGAAAGACGGAGATTGTGTTTGTGGCTCCAACGGGTGAAGAGATTAGCTCGCGGAAGCAGTTGGAGCAGTACCTGAAG GACAATAAGGAGGCTGCTGAGAAAAATGAAGAGGCTGCTGTGAAGGAGAACATGGATGTTGATAAGGATGGGAAGACGGAAAACGCAGAGGctgagaaggagaaagagaaggagggAGTGACAGAAATTGCAGAGGCGGAGAAGGAGAACAACGAGGGTGAGAAGACTGAGGCTGAGAAGGTGAACAAAGAGGGTGAGAAAACTGAGGCTGGGAAGGAGGGTCAAACGGAAATTGCAGAGgctgagaaggagaaggagggTGAAAAGGCTGAGGCTGAGAACAAAGAGGCAGAAGTTGTGAGAGACAAGAAAGAGTCCATGGAAGTGGATACCTctgagttggagaagaaggcTGGGAGTGGAGAAGGAGCTGAAGAACCTTCCAAAGTTGAAGGCCTCAAGGACACTGAAATGAAAGAGGCGCAGGAAGTTGTTACTGAGGCTGATGTAGAGAAGAAGCCTGCAGAGGAAAAGACTGAGAACAAGGGCAGCGTGACAACCGAAGCTAACGGAGAACAGAATGTAACCCTGGGTGAGCCTAACCTTGATGCAGATGCTGAAGCAGATAAGGGAAAAGAATCCAAAGAATATGATGAGAAGACGACAGAAGCTGAGGCGAATAAGGAAAATGACACTCAAGAATCTGATGAGAAGAAGACAGAAGCTGCAGCAAATAAGGAGAACGAAACCCAAGAGTCTGATGTCAAGAAGACCGAAGCTGCAGTAGCAGAGGAGAAGAGTAACGACATGAAGGCAGAAGACACAAACAGAAGCTTGGAGGCGAATCAAGTTCAACAGCAGCAGGGAGCTGCAGCTTCCGTGAGCTGTTAA
- a CDS encoding DUF4050 family protein (unknown protein; BEST Arabidopsis thaliana protein match is: unknown protein (TAIR:AT3G15770.2); Has 148 Blast hits to 148 proteins in 25 species: Archae - 0; Bacteria - 0; Metazoa - 0; Fungi - 0; Plants - 141; Viruses - 0; Other Eukaryotes - 7 (source: NCBI BLink).) — translation MGGCVGCYREHRSTAASLKDPPSNSIARPCKKPSVSEDFWSTSTVDMDNITFPSQGSLSSSNQTFDSQSAARNSNAPPEYVNQGLLLWNQTRERWVGKDKPNNPVDHNQGAKLNWNTATYDSLLGSNKLFPQPIPLTEMVDFLVDIWEQEGLYD, via the exons ATGGG TGGCTGCGTGGGTTGCTACAGAGAACACAGATCAACTGCCGCCAGTCTGAAGGATCCACCTTCCAATTCCATTGCTCGACCGTGTAAGAAACCGAGTGTCTCTGAAGATTTCTGGTCAACAAGCACAGTTGATATGGACAACATCACCTTCCCTTCACAGGGGAGCTTATCATCATCCAATCAGACTTTTGATTCTCAATCTGCTGCTAGAAACTCTAATGCTCCTCCTGAATATGTAAATCAAG gtcttcttctttggaatCAGACACGGGAGCGTTGGGTGGGAAAGGATAAACCCAACAACCCGGTGGATCACAATCAAGGAGCCAAGTTAAA TTGGAACACAGCAACGTATGATAGCTTGCTGGGGAGCAACAAGTTATTTCCCCAACCCATTCCTCTCACC GAAATGGTGGATTTTCTAGTGGACATTTGGGAACAAGAAGGTCTATATGACTGA
- a CDS encoding DUF4050 family protein encodes MDNITFPSQGSLSSSNQTFDSQSAARNSNAPPEYVNQGLLLWNQTRERWVGKDKPNNPVDHNQGAKLNWNTATYDSLLGSNKLFPQPIPLTEMVDFLVDIWEQEGLYD; translated from the exons ATGGACAACATCACCTTCCCTTCACAGGGGAGCTTATCATCATCCAATCAGACTTTTGATTCTCAATCTGCTGCTAGAAACTCTAATGCTCCTCCTGAATATGTAAATCAAG gtcttcttctttggaatCAGACACGGGAGCGTTGGGTGGGAAAGGATAAACCCAACAACCCGGTGGATCACAATCAAGGAGCCAAGTTAAA TTGGAACACAGCAACGTATGATAGCTTGCTGGGGAGCAACAAGTTATTTCCCCAACCCATTCCTCTCACC GAAATGGTGGATTTTCTAGTGGACATTTGGGAACAAGAAGGTCTATATGACTGA